In Methylomonas sp. ZR1, one DNA window encodes the following:
- the proC gene encoding pyrroline-5-carboxylate reductase, translating into MKTKTIGFIGGGNMATSLISGLIASGHSPQQIWVSDTTPATLQAHTDQLHVNTTANNETVINEVEVVVLAVKPQILRDVALQIAPNLKQKNVLVVSIAAGISQQSLSKWLGSEVAIVRCMPNTPALVQTGATALHANANVDDEQKDLAENILRAVGLALWVNDENQLDAVTAVSGSGPAYFFLLMEAMEKAALELGLDERSARLLIQQTALGAAKIALESAESPAQLRARVTSPGGTTQQAIETFMQNGFVELVAKALHAANDRSIEMSKQLGAD; encoded by the coding sequence ATGAAAACAAAAACAATCGGTTTTATTGGTGGCGGCAATATGGCAACCAGTCTAATCAGCGGCTTGATTGCCAGCGGCCATTCACCGCAGCAGATCTGGGTGTCGGATACCACGCCCGCCACGTTGCAGGCTCACACCGATCAACTTCATGTCAATACTACCGCCAACAACGAGACAGTCATTAACGAAGTCGAAGTCGTGGTGCTGGCAGTTAAACCGCAAATATTGCGCGATGTTGCTTTGCAAATCGCTCCCAACCTGAAACAAAAGAATGTACTGGTCGTATCGATTGCCGCCGGCATTTCCCAACAAAGCCTGTCTAAGTGGCTAGGTAGCGAGGTCGCTATCGTGCGCTGCATGCCAAACACACCGGCACTGGTGCAAACCGGTGCAACCGCATTGCACGCCAACGCCAATGTTGATGACGAACAAAAAGATCTGGCCGAAAATATTTTACGCGCTGTCGGTTTGGCCCTGTGGGTCAACGACGAAAACCAACTTGACGCGGTGACCGCCGTCTCCGGCAGCGGACCGGCCTATTTCTTCCTGCTGATGGAAGCGATGGAAAAAGCCGCCCTGGAATTGGGCCTGGACGAACGTTCCGCCAGACTGCTGATACAACAAACCGCGCTGGGCGCCGCGAAAATTGCTTTGGAATCGGCCGAATCGCCGGCCCAATTGCGCGCCAGAGTTACCTCGCCGGGGGGCACCACTCAACAAGCCATAGAAACATTTATGCAAAACGGTTTTGTCGAACTGGTTGCCAAAGCCTTGCATGCCGCCAATGACCGTTCCATTGAAATGTCAAAACAACTAGGAGCCGACTAA
- the murJ gene encoding murein biosynthesis integral membrane protein MurJ — protein sequence MSKQLFKSTAIVSSMTMISRIMGFVRDMLFANIFGVNAATDAFFVAFRIPNFLRRLFMEGAFAQAFVPALSDYNEKDSEEGLQLFIDRTAGTLAVLLVLFTVAGVIAAPLLILLFAPGFLWEGGQYELAVQMLRITFPYLFFVTLVAFSGAILNARGKFAIPALTPVFLNICMIGAAIWISPLMAEPIMALAWGVFGAGVVQLLFQIPALIRLGLLPRPRWGYQDPAVQHMLKQMLPAIFGVSVVQVNLLFGTLVASFLTSGSVSWLYYSDRLVEFPLGILGVALATVILPRLSENHAAEDALAFSKALDWGLKLVLLIGLPATLGLTLLAEPLLSTLFQYNEFGSDDVRMAGKSLMAYALGLLAFMLIKILVPGFTSRQDTQTPMRFGMHSIVANIILGVLLAFPFAHMGIALATTLSAYLNALLLLLTLLKTRIYQPSEQWLIFILRVVVANAVMSAFLYYFVDVTLWLDWSASQRGLHLGITIGSAILIYSSALILLGIRPRHIGLQKSVTT from the coding sequence GTGAGCAAGCAGCTGTTTAAATCCACCGCAATCGTTAGCAGTATGACCATGATTTCGCGGATCATGGGTTTTGTAAGAGACATGCTATTTGCCAACATTTTTGGCGTTAACGCGGCAACCGATGCGTTTTTCGTGGCCTTCAGGATTCCGAACTTTCTACGCCGCTTGTTCATGGAAGGCGCGTTCGCCCAAGCTTTTGTACCAGCCCTGTCCGATTATAACGAAAAAGACAGCGAGGAAGGTTTGCAACTGTTTATCGACCGCACCGCCGGCACCTTGGCAGTCTTGTTGGTGTTATTCACAGTGGCGGGCGTCATTGCAGCGCCGTTGCTGATCCTGCTTTTTGCACCCGGCTTTCTGTGGGAAGGCGGCCAGTACGAACTGGCTGTGCAAATGCTGCGCATCACCTTCCCGTATTTGTTCTTCGTTACGCTGGTTGCATTCTCCGGCGCGATTTTGAACGCACGTGGCAAATTCGCCATTCCGGCACTGACTCCGGTATTTCTGAACATTTGCATGATAGGCGCTGCAATCTGGATTTCGCCGTTAATGGCCGAACCGATTATGGCTTTAGCGTGGGGCGTATTTGGCGCCGGCGTAGTGCAACTGTTATTTCAAATCCCTGCACTGATAAGGCTCGGCTTGCTACCCAGGCCTCGCTGGGGCTACCAAGACCCAGCGGTGCAACACATGCTCAAGCAGATGCTCCCCGCCATTTTTGGGGTCTCCGTGGTGCAAGTCAATTTACTGTTCGGCACTCTGGTAGCCTCATTTTTAACTTCGGGTAGCGTTTCTTGGCTGTACTACTCCGATAGACTGGTGGAGTTTCCGCTCGGAATTTTGGGTGTAGCGCTGGCGACAGTCATTTTGCCGAGATTGTCCGAGAACCATGCCGCTGAAGATGCCCTGGCCTTTTCCAAAGCGTTGGACTGGGGCTTGAAACTGGTGTTACTGATCGGCCTGCCTGCTACCCTGGGCTTAACATTACTAGCCGAACCCTTGTTATCAACGCTGTTTCAATATAATGAATTCGGCAGTGACGATGTGCGGATGGCAGGCAAAAGCCTGATGGCTTATGCGCTAGGCTTACTGGCCTTTATGTTGATCAAGATCTTGGTTCCAGGCTTCACTTCCCGCCAGGATACGCAAACGCCGATGCGTTTTGGTATGCATTCCATCGTCGCGAATATCATATTGGGTGTTCTGCTGGCATTTCCCTTCGCGCATATGGGCATCGCCCTGGCAACTACCTTGTCTGCTTACCTGAACGCGCTCCTGCTATTGTTGACGTTGTTAAAAACCCGCATTTACCAGCCTAGCGAGCAATGGCTAATATTCATACTACGGGTTGTGGTGGCCAACGCAGTGATGTCGGCGTTTTTATATTATTTTGTCGACGTGACGCTTTGGCTCGATTGGAGCGCGTCGCAACGAGGCCTGCACCTGGGGATAACAATCGGCTCGGCAATCTTGATTTATAGTTCGGCGCTGATACTGTTAGGTATCCGCCCCCGGCATATCGGCTTGCAAAAATCCGTAACGACTTGA
- the rpsT gene encoding 30S ribosomal protein S20: MANSPQARKRARQAEKSRIRNAGQRSNLRTFVKKVIAAVRAGDKEQAQAAFKTAVPVIDSAVNKGLIHKNKAARSKSRLNDRLRAMA; the protein is encoded by the coding sequence ATGGCTAATTCACCACAAGCTAGAAAAAGAGCGCGTCAGGCTGAGAAAAGCCGTATTCGCAATGCCGGACAGCGCAGCAACTTACGCACTTTCGTAAAAAAAGTGATCGCCGCTGTTAGAGCAGGCGATAAAGAGCAAGCTCAAGCCGCGTTTAAAACCGCTGTTCCTGTAATCGATTCGGCTGTTAACAAAGGCCTGATCCACAAAAATAAAGCCGCTCGCAGCAAAAGCAGACTAAACGACAGACTGCGCGCAATGGCTTGA
- a CDS encoding Gfo/Idh/MocA family protein: MNNQDQAKLRWGILGAARINERLLPAIVEASNAELIGIASRRPGAAAQTLAKYAPCHPEIQSYDNLDSLLNDDDVQAIYLPMANHEHAEWTLRAIEHRKHVLCEKPMALTVADIDAIETAARRYGVTVMEGFMYRFHPQHTRVLELIGSGLIGEIRSVRASYSFMMRPARMYRLADDVSHGGGAMWDIGCYAIHSLRMFFQQSPCRVTALSKYVESGADIATSGVLDFGEGKFAHFDFSFERARRCEYEIIGTQGGIKCHVVWQLPGDVPVISWWTEDGRQSEERLPASNHFRLEIEHFSNCVLSGQGPQLSLADARDNCRTIVAALQSAAEGRVVEI; the protein is encoded by the coding sequence ATGAATAACCAAGACCAAGCCAAACTGCGTTGGGGCATTCTCGGCGCGGCCCGCATCAACGAACGCTTATTGCCGGCAATAGTCGAAGCATCCAATGCCGAACTGATTGGTATCGCCAGCCGCCGTCCCGGGGCTGCGGCGCAAACGTTGGCTAAATATGCCCCCTGCCATCCTGAGATACAGAGTTACGACAATTTAGATTCTCTGCTCAACGACGATGACGTACAAGCCATTTATTTGCCGATGGCGAATCATGAACACGCTGAATGGACCTTACGTGCCATCGAACATCGCAAGCATGTGCTGTGCGAAAAACCGATGGCGCTGACGGTTGCCGATATAGATGCGATTGAAACCGCAGCTCGCCGTTACGGGGTGACCGTGATGGAAGGCTTTATGTATCGTTTCCATCCGCAACATACCCGAGTATTGGAGTTGATCGGTTCCGGACTGATAGGTGAAATTCGATCAGTACGTGCCAGTTATTCGTTCATGATGCGCCCGGCCCGGATGTATCGTTTAGCCGACGATGTTTCGCATGGTGGTGGTGCGATGTGGGATATTGGCTGCTATGCAATTCATTCGCTGCGAATGTTTTTTCAGCAATCCCCTTGCCGGGTAACGGCGTTGTCCAAATACGTGGAAAGCGGCGCCGACATCGCCACTAGCGGCGTGCTGGATTTCGGCGAAGGCAAATTCGCACATTTCGATTTCAGCTTTGAACGGGCTCGGCGCTGCGAATACGAAATCATCGGTACCCAAGGGGGTATCAAATGTCATGTGGTTTGGCAATTGCCCGGTGATGTCCCGGTGATTTCTTGGTGGACCGAGGACGGTCGCCAGTCCGAAGAGCGCTTGCCGGCTTCCAATCACTTCCGTCTGGAGATTGAACATTTCAGCAATTGCGTGTTGAGTGGTCAGGGGCCGCAGTTGTCCCTAGCCGACGCCCGCGACAATTGCAGAACGATAGTGGCCGCATTGCAATCGGCGGCGGAAGGTCGGGTCGTCGAAATTTAA
- a CDS encoding ankyrin repeat domain-containing protein codes for MSEKILSKIVRRDALRIGVMLSVLQVGSVCAVDVVQARKDLQQMGVEYTEQQFATSAGAGDMAAVRLFLDAGMDINAGDSAALGLAAGRGRTEMVELLLANGAKPTANALQFARARGHREIANMLLRAGAKE; via the coding sequence ATGAGCGAGAAAATATTATCCAAAATTGTTCGGCGTGATGCCTTACGTATCGGCGTGATGCTGAGTGTTCTTCAAGTGGGTTCTGTATGCGCCGTTGACGTGGTACAAGCCCGGAAAGATTTGCAGCAAATGGGTGTCGAATACACGGAACAGCAATTCGCGACCTCGGCTGGAGCGGGCGATATGGCGGCGGTGCGATTATTTCTGGATGCGGGAATGGATATCAACGCTGGCGATAGTGCCGCTTTGGGGTTGGCGGCCGGTAGAGGGCGGACGGAAATGGTGGAACTGCTATTGGCGAACGGCGCCAAGCCGACAGCCAATGCGCTACAGTTTGCGAGAGCCCGAGGTCATCGGGAAATTGCGAATATGCTGCTTCGAGCCGGGGCGAAGGAATAG
- a CDS encoding choice-of-anchor A family protein: MSHTIATTSLLLAAAISPAHAALVGPASDYNVFVFGNFISSNSDTEGNLAAGGNITLANYSVASQISGNAARLVVNGTLTANNGGVGNGQNGSIYAGGTLLSSFTANGGVFAQTLVDFSGAQTQYQNISNAWNALTANGSVGNNYGTLNLTGNNSELNVFDIDGAELTASNTINISAPSNSTVLINVSGTGQVFQNGQVNLNGIDATHVIYNFYDATSLTLAGSKNPQGSILAPWANVFGGYGQLNGQLVAQSFNGNIEFHNQLFASNIAAVPVPAAIWLFGSALGILGINGRKKLAR; this comes from the coding sequence TTGTCACACACTATAGCAACTACCAGTTTATTATTGGCTGCCGCCATCTCTCCAGCCCATGCAGCCTTGGTAGGGCCGGCCAGCGACTACAATGTTTTCGTATTCGGCAACTTCATCAGCTCAAATTCCGATACAGAGGGCAACTTGGCTGCCGGCGGCAATATTACATTGGCCAACTATTCGGTGGCCTCGCAAATCAGTGGCAACGCAGCCCGTTTGGTCGTAAACGGCACGCTAACCGCCAACAACGGCGGTGTAGGCAACGGTCAGAACGGCAGCATCTATGCAGGCGGCACCCTGCTAAGCAGCTTTACCGCCAATGGCGGCGTCTTCGCGCAAACATTGGTGGATTTTTCCGGTGCGCAAACCCAATATCAAAATATCTCGAACGCCTGGAACGCTTTGACCGCCAACGGCAGTGTCGGCAACAATTACGGCACGCTGAATTTGACCGGCAACAATAGCGAACTCAACGTGTTTGACATAGACGGCGCCGAACTGACCGCCAGCAATACGATCAACATCAGCGCTCCCAGCAACTCCACCGTGTTGATCAATGTCAGCGGCACCGGCCAAGTCTTTCAAAACGGCCAAGTCAATCTTAACGGCATAGACGCCACACACGTCATCTACAATTTCTATGACGCAACGTCGCTAACGTTAGCGGGCAGCAAGAACCCTCAAGGCTCGATTCTAGCACCCTGGGCCAACGTATTCGGCGGTTACGGGCAATTGAACGGCCAATTGGTTGCTCAGTCGTTTAACGGCAATATCGAATTCCATAACCAGTTGTTCGCCAGCAATATTGCCGCAGTGCCCGTACCAGCGGCGATTTGGTTGTTTGGCTCAGCCTTAGGTATTTTGGGAATCAACGGCCGAAAAAAACTCGCGCGTTAA